Proteins encoded by one window of Cyanobium sp. NS01:
- a CDS encoding mechanosensitive ion channel family protein → MLLPLALGLLLALVALVALAQINLGENLTGGNGRTIPDGVNRFGEIEVTEVTSPIDGEVLFKIASPTVLDRSQVVEGQHPVEQRAREIQARVELAAVERQMDGDSLRVEKATLNNVMVITARDDKHSRPLVLASVTNADANYYGLPVEEVAETWRLGLEKEIRDFSYRLRPENLARSLWRFLSILLVMAVGTALILLIKNRIRRRQQVLQTRLDTCLESLRQNDATPAEEGSEGRNDNLNETTLKTVRLRRRLGLWGLWQWLFFWMLLVLLYGGTYLLIGQLPGQATLTRSLVDVPLKLLTVWFCATLAIRFSIRLLDRFEARWLDRQASRGGDGSQSKRLRLRFSTILDAGRGLLVVVISVAGLLSVLGVLGVPSSSILAISGLLGLAISFGAQNLVRDLVNGFLILAEDQFAIGDVINVGGYSGAVERLNLRVTQLRSADGEFITLPNSTISQVKNLTRNWSRVNVSVDVDVDSDPDLALAVTRRTGEQLQQDPDWGGLIVAPPAVLGIDAIGHGGMRVTIWIDTAPGQHWAVSREFRLRLLRDLHQAGIRLGSPRQTYLGQPPQLEAFQDP, encoded by the coding sequence ATGCTGCTGCCCCTCGCCCTGGGGCTGCTTCTCGCCCTGGTGGCCCTGGTGGCCCTGGCGCAGATCAATCTGGGCGAGAACCTCACAGGCGGCAATGGCCGCACCATTCCCGATGGCGTGAACCGCTTCGGCGAGATCGAAGTCACGGAGGTCACCTCGCCGATCGACGGCGAGGTGCTGTTCAAGATCGCCTCCCCAACTGTTCTCGACCGCAGCCAGGTGGTGGAGGGGCAGCACCCTGTGGAGCAGCGCGCCAGGGAAATCCAGGCCCGGGTGGAGCTGGCGGCCGTCGAACGCCAGATGGATGGCGACAGCCTGCGGGTGGAGAAGGCCACGCTGAACAACGTGATGGTGATCACGGCGCGGGATGACAAGCACTCCCGCCCGCTCGTGCTGGCCTCGGTGACCAACGCCGACGCGAACTATTACGGCCTTCCCGTGGAGGAGGTGGCCGAAACCTGGCGCCTAGGACTGGAAAAGGAGATTCGCGACTTCAGCTACAGGCTCAGGCCCGAAAACCTGGCCCGCAGTCTGTGGCGCTTCCTCAGCATCCTGCTGGTGATGGCCGTTGGCACGGCCCTGATCCTGCTGATCAAAAACCGCATCCGTCGCCGGCAGCAGGTGCTTCAGACGCGCCTGGACACCTGCCTGGAGTCGCTGCGTCAGAACGACGCCACTCCCGCTGAGGAGGGGAGCGAGGGGCGGAACGACAACCTGAACGAGACCACGCTCAAGACGGTTCGACTGCGGCGTCGGCTCGGTCTCTGGGGACTGTGGCAGTGGCTGTTCTTCTGGATGCTGCTGGTGCTGCTCTATGGGGGCACCTACCTGCTGATCGGCCAGCTTCCCGGCCAGGCCACGCTCACGAGAAGCCTCGTTGACGTGCCCCTGAAGCTGCTCACGGTGTGGTTCTGCGCCACCCTGGCGATTCGCTTCTCCATCCGTCTGCTGGATCGCTTCGAGGCCCGCTGGCTGGATCGCCAGGCCAGCCGGGGCGGCGACGGCAGCCAGAGCAAGCGGCTGCGGCTGCGCTTCTCGACGATCCTCGATGCCGGCCGGGGCTTGCTGGTGGTGGTGATCTCGGTGGCGGGGTTGCTCTCGGTGCTGGGGGTGCTGGGGGTGCCCAGCAGTTCGATCCTGGCCATCAGTGGCCTGCTCGGCCTGGCGATCAGCTTCGGGGCGCAGAACCTGGTGCGCGACCTCGTCAATGGCTTTCTGATCCTGGCCGAAGACCAGTTCGCCATCGGCGATGTGATCAACGTGGGCGGCTACAGCGGCGCCGTGGAACGCCTGAATCTCCGCGTCACCCAGTTGCGCAGTGCCGATGGGGAGTTCATCACCCTGCCGAACAGCACCATCAGCCAGGTCAAGAACCTCACCCGCAACTGGTCGCGCGTGAACGTCAGTGTCGACGTGGACGTGGACAGTGACCCCGATCTGGCTCTGGCCGTCACCCGCCGCACCGGCGAGCAGCTGCAGCAGGATCCCGACTGGGGCGGCTTGATTGTGGCGCCGCCGGCGGTGCTGGGCATTGATGCCATCGGCCACGGCGGCATGAGGGTGACCATCTGGATCGACACCGCCCCCGGCCAGCACTGGGCCGTGAGCCGGGAGTTCCGCCTGCGCCTGCTGCGGGACCTCCACCAGGCGGGGATCCGGCTGGGCAGCCCGCGTCAGACGTACCTGGGCCAGCCCCCGCAGCTCGAGGCATTCCAGGACCCCTAG
- a CDS encoding ABC transporter permease subunit (The N-terminal region of this protein, as described by TIGR01726, is a three transmembrane segment that identifies a subfamily of ABC transporter permease subunits, which specificities that include histidine, arginine, glutamine, glutamate, L-cystine (sic), the opines (in Agrobacterium) octopine and nopaline, etc.), whose protein sequence is MARPPRPGRSRAGAPVAPNTSSAIGSADPAVPWWRNRRVLPWVVQAAVALAVLLVAAFLLGNLIRNLTAAGLLLTWRWLGQPAGFPIGETTIPFDATMPYWRALLAGLANTLRAVLSALVGATLLGTAAGMANFSSNGLLRRLVRAYVEVVRNIPLLVQLVFWYFVVFLSLPNGAAAIQLPGLTLAKSGLYLAGFGNGWSWVGPSLVNGVWQAPLRLSVEFGALLCGLVVYSGAYIAEVVRGGIAAVTQGQWEAAASLGLGWFSTLRHVVLPQALRVIVPGLNTQYISLAKNSSLAVAVGFPDLYAVAETTLNQTGRAVEVVILLLASYLVLDLLISALMNGLNQLVQIRER, encoded by the coding sequence ATGGCGCGGCCCCCCCGCCCCGGCCGCTCCAGAGCTGGGGCACCGGTTGCTCCCAACACCAGCTCAGCGATCGGTTCAGCCGATCCCGCCGTGCCCTGGTGGCGCAACCGGCGTGTGTTGCCCTGGGTGGTGCAGGCGGCCGTGGCCCTGGCGGTGCTGCTGGTGGCGGCGTTCCTTCTCGGCAACCTGATCCGCAACCTCACCGCCGCCGGTCTGCTGCTCACCTGGCGCTGGCTGGGCCAGCCCGCCGGCTTCCCGATCGGCGAAACCACCATCCCCTTCGACGCCACCATGCCCTACTGGCGGGCGCTGCTGGCGGGGCTCGCCAACACCCTGCGGGCCGTGCTCTCGGCCCTGGTGGGGGCCACCCTGCTGGGCACGGCGGCGGGCATGGCCAACTTCAGCAGCAACGGCCTGCTGCGCCGCCTGGTGCGGGCCTATGTGGAGGTGGTGCGCAACATCCCGCTGCTGGTGCAGCTGGTGTTCTGGTATTTCGTGGTGTTCCTCTCCCTGCCCAACGGCGCCGCCGCCATCCAGCTGCCGGGGCTCACCCTGGCCAAGTCCGGGCTCTACCTGGCGGGCTTCGGCAACGGCTGGAGCTGGGTCGGGCCCAGCCTGGTGAACGGCGTCTGGCAGGCGCCGCTGCGGCTGAGCGTGGAGTTCGGCGCCCTGCTCTGCGGCCTGGTGGTGTATTCCGGCGCCTACATCGCCGAGGTGGTGCGGGGCGGCATCGCCGCGGTGACCCAGGGGCAGTGGGAAGCGGCGGCCTCCCTCGGCCTGGGCTGGTTCTCCACCCTGCGCCATGTGGTGCTGCCCCAGGCCCTGCGGGTGATCGTGCCCGGCCTCAACACCCAGTACATCTCCCTGGCCAAGAACTCCTCCCTGGCGGTGGCCGTGGGCTTTCCCGACCTCTACGCCGTGGCCGAGACCACCCTCAACCAGACGGGCCGCGCCGTGGAGGTGGTGATCCTGCTGCTGGCCTCCTACCTGGTGCTCGATCTGCTGATCTCCGCCCTGATGAACGGCCTCAACCAGCTCGTGCAGATCAGGGAGCGCTGA
- a CDS encoding amino acid ABC transporter ATP-binding protein: MDSSAPTSPPSRARAPILRAEAVHKWYPNGFQALRGASLTVERGEVVVIMGPSGSGKSTFIRTFNALEDFQQGSIHIDGRPLSADLRDIDAIRREVGMVFQQFNLFPHLTVLQNLTLAPVLVRRRSRSEAQRRAVQLLERVGIAEQADKYPGQLSGGQQQRVAIARSLCMDPQLMLFDEPTSALDPEMVREVLEVMQDLAAEGMTMVVVTHEVRFAQQVAHRVVLMDGGEVVEEAPPERFFSNPSHERSRRFLEQIL; encoded by the coding sequence ATGGACTCCAGCGCCCCCACCAGTCCCCCGAGCCGCGCCCGGGCCCCGATCCTGCGGGCCGAGGCCGTGCACAAGTGGTACCCCAACGGCTTTCAGGCGCTCAGGGGGGCCAGCCTCACAGTGGAGCGCGGCGAGGTGGTGGTGATCATGGGCCCTTCCGGCTCCGGCAAGAGCACCTTCATCCGCACCTTCAACGCCCTGGAGGACTTTCAGCAGGGCAGCATCCACATCGATGGCCGGCCCCTCTCCGCCGACCTGCGCGACATCGATGCCATCCGCCGCGAGGTGGGCATGGTGTTTCAGCAGTTCAACCTCTTCCCCCACCTCACGGTGCTGCAGAACCTCACCCTGGCGCCGGTGCTGGTGCGCCGCCGCAGCCGCTCCGAGGCGCAGCGGCGGGCTGTTCAGCTGCTGGAGCGGGTGGGAATCGCCGAGCAGGCGGACAAATATCCCGGCCAGCTCTCCGGCGGCCAGCAGCAGCGGGTGGCCATCGCCCGCTCGCTGTGCATGGACCCCCAGCTGATGCTCTTCGACGAGCCCACCAGCGCCCTCGACCCCGAAATGGTGCGCGAGGTGCTGGAGGTGATGCAGGACCTGGCCGCCGAGGGCATGACCATGGTGGTGGTGACCCACGAGGTGCGCTTTGCCCAGCAGGTGGCCCACCGCGTGGTGCTGATGGATGGGGGCGAGGTGGTGGAGGAAGCACCGCCGGAGCGGTTCTTCTCGAACCCGAGCCACGAACGCAGCCGCCGCTTCCTCGAGCAGATCCTCTGA
- a CDS encoding rhodanese-like domain-containing protein — MAAAAGGAPLLLRQLFDAATGTYTYLLAEVSSRQALIIDPVFERHDRDLALIQELGLVLVASLDTHAHADHVTGSWLLHQATGCAIGLAASAGAENVTLPLGQGDTVAFGGRHLQVRATPGHTAGCLTYVLDDHSAAFSGDALLVRGCGRCDFQQGNAHTLWASITEQIFTLPEACLLYPGHDYTGRSVTSVAEERAFNARLGGSASERDFVGHMQNLRLPHPHRIAEALPGNLRSGRPLHPEPAVSWAPLSRSYAGLPELTPAWVAAHAAALTLLDVRSAEEFEGPDGRIAGSLLLPLPELEARSVELPSDRPLVVVCHSGSRSALATQHLLRSGHQQVANLRGGLQRWGDEGYPLERSNP; from the coding sequence CTGGCCGCCGCCGCCGGGGGCGCTCCGCTGTTGCTGCGCCAGCTGTTTGATGCCGCCACCGGCACCTACACCTATCTGCTGGCCGAGGTGAGCAGCCGCCAGGCCCTGATCATCGATCCGGTGTTCGAGCGGCACGACCGCGATCTCGCCCTGATCCAGGAGCTCGGCCTGGTGCTGGTGGCCAGCCTCGACACCCACGCCCATGCCGACCATGTGACCGGCAGCTGGCTGCTGCACCAGGCCACGGGCTGCGCCATCGGCCTGGCGGCCAGCGCCGGGGCCGAGAACGTGACCCTGCCCCTGGGCCAGGGCGACACGGTGGCCTTCGGCGGACGCCATCTGCAGGTGCGCGCCACCCCCGGCCACACCGCCGGCTGCCTCACCTATGTGCTCGACGACCACAGCGCCGCCTTCAGCGGCGACGCCCTGCTGGTGCGGGGCTGCGGCCGCTGTGATTTCCAGCAGGGCAACGCCCACACCCTGTGGGCCTCGATCACCGAGCAGATCTTCACCCTGCCGGAGGCCTGCCTGCTCTACCCCGGCCACGACTACACCGGTCGTTCGGTCACCTCGGTGGCGGAGGAGCGCGCCTTCAATGCCCGCCTCGGCGGCAGTGCCAGTGAGCGCGATTTCGTGGGTCACATGCAGAACCTGCGCCTGCCCCATCCGCACCGCATCGCCGAGGCCCTGCCCGGCAACCTGCGCTCCGGCCGTCCCCTGCACCCCGAACCTGCGGTCAGCTGGGCCCCGCTCAGCCGCAGCTATGCCGGTCTGCCCGAACTCACCCCCGCCTGGGTGGCGGCCCATGCCGCCGCTCTGACCCTGCTGGATGTGCGCTCCGCGGAGGAGTTCGAGGGGCCCGATGGCCGCATCGCCGGCAGCCTGTTGCTGCCCCTGCCCGAGCTGGAGGCCCGCAGCGTCGAGCTGCCTTCCGACCGGCCGCTGGTGGTGGTGTGCCATTCCGGCAGCCGCTCGGCCCTGGCCACCCAGCACCTGCTGCGCAGCGGCCACCAGCAGGTGGCCAACCTGCGCGGCGGCCTGCAGCGCTGGGGGGATGAGGGCTATCCGCTGGAGCGCAGCAACCCCTGA
- a CDS encoding amino acid ABC transporter permease, which translates to MVPSATPNGSGRPGLLAALKRELFASRGDTLLSLALIGLIGSALFALLRWALGSANWAVIQLNSTLFAVGRYPQPQQWRLWLLLALLCAASGLSWGLLRSQPRPDRRGNPWPNSDRWACGLIAGLALWTPWALQLSPAIAGRWAALAALLLALRWLTGRWAQRLGPELGSRALRGLALLWPGLYLLGMVLISGGFGLTRVSSAEWGGLLLTLLEASFAILLCFPLGVLLALGRRSALPLLRWGSVLYIEFIRGAPLITLLFLGQNILGFLLPGGLAPERVWRAAWVLTFFAAAYLAEAVRAGLSAVPAGQLEAARSLGLGPLQALQHVVLPQALRVALPVMVSQFISLLQDTTLLSLIGLLELLGTARAVMANPAFLGHYGEVYLTLAVLFWGCCTALGLGSRALEHRLDPRHSSSG; encoded by the coding sequence ATGGTGCCCTCCGCCACCCCCAACGGCTCCGGCCGGCCGGGCCTGCTGGCTGCCCTGAAGCGGGAGCTGTTTGCCAGCCGCGGCGACACCCTGCTCAGCCTTGCCCTGATCGGCCTGATCGGCAGCGCCCTGTTCGCCCTGCTGCGCTGGGCCCTGGGCTCCGCCAACTGGGCGGTGATTCAGCTCAACAGCACCCTGTTCGCCGTGGGGCGCTATCCGCAGCCACAGCAGTGGCGCCTGTGGCTGCTGCTCGCCCTGCTCTGCGCCGCCAGTGGCCTGAGCTGGGGCCTGCTGCGCAGCCAGCCGCGGCCCGACCGCCGCGGCAACCCCTGGCCCAACTCCGATCGCTGGGCCTGTGGCCTGATCGCCGGGCTGGCCCTGTGGACGCCCTGGGCCCTGCAGCTCAGCCCCGCCATCGCCGGCCGCTGGGCAGCCCTGGCCGCCCTGCTGCTGGCGCTGCGCTGGCTCACGGGACGCTGGGCCCAGCGGCTGGGGCCGGAGCTGGGGTCGCGGGCGCTGCGGGGGCTGGCCCTGCTCTGGCCGGGGCTCTACCTGCTGGGCATGGTGCTGATCAGTGGCGGCTTCGGGCTGACGCGGGTGTCCAGCGCCGAGTGGGGAGGCCTGCTGCTCACCCTGCTGGAGGCCAGCTTCGCCATCCTGCTCTGCTTTCCCCTGGGGGTGCTGCTGGCCCTCGGTCGCCGCAGCGCCCTGCCGCTGCTGCGCTGGGGTTCGGTGCTCTACATCGAGTTCATCCGCGGGGCGCCGCTGATCACCCTGCTGTTCCTCGGCCAGAACATCCTCGGCTTTCTGCTGCCGGGCGGCCTGGCCCCAGAGCGGGTGTGGCGGGCCGCCTGGGTGCTCACCTTCTTCGCGGCGGCCTACCTGGCCGAGGCGGTGCGGGCCGGCCTCAGCGCCGTGCCCGCCGGCCAGCTGGAGGCGGCGCGTTCCCTCGGCCTCGGGCCGCTGCAGGCCCTGCAGCACGTGGTGCTGCCCCAGGCCCTGCGGGTGGCCCTGCCGGTGATGGTGAGCCAGTTCATCTCGCTGCTGCAGGACACCACCCTGCTGTCGCTGATCGGCCTGCTGGAGCTGCTCGGCACCGCCCGCGCCGTGATGGCCAACCCCGCCTTCCTGGGCCACTACGGCGAGGTGTACCTCACCCTGGCAGTGCTGTTCTGGGGCTGCTGCACCGCCCTGGGCCTGGGCAGCCGGGCGCTCGAACACCGCCTCGATCCCCGCCACAGCTCCAGTGGCTGA
- a CDS encoding amino acid ABC transporter substrate-binding protein — MALLAALPLAACAPEGGAGSQSPKLSAITGRDKLVCGVEGTLPGFSFVEADGTYSGLDVDTCKAVAAAVLGDPSKVEYRNLNSSERFAALASGEVDMLARNTTATLSRDAAGGNGLSFAPTTFYDGQGVMAPVSRGISGLRDLAGQPICVESGTTTELNLADRMREINVPYTPLKFQTSDQTYAAYLGGRCVAVTSDRSQLAGKRSSFPAPDEHQLLPDVLSKEPLSPASTNADPAWADALRWVVFALIQAEEWGITQANLEAKVAEAEANTNLADLRRFFGVEGDFGRQLGLPADFTVQAIAAVGNYGEIFERNVGTSSRLKLERGLNKLWNEGGMLYAQPFR; from the coding sequence ATGGCGCTGCTCGCGGCGCTCCCCCTGGCGGCCTGCGCGCCCGAGGGGGGGGCCGGCAGCCAGAGCCCGAAGCTCTCCGCCATCACCGGCCGCGACAAGCTCGTCTGCGGGGTGGAGGGCACCCTGCCGGGCTTCAGCTTTGTGGAGGCCGACGGCACCTATTCCGGCCTCGATGTGGACACCTGCAAGGCCGTGGCCGCCGCCGTGCTCGGCGATCCCAGCAAGGTGGAATACCGCAACCTCAACTCCAGCGAGCGCTTCGCCGCCCTGGCCAGCGGCGAGGTGGACATGCTCGCCCGCAACACCACGGCCACCCTCAGCCGCGACGCCGCCGGCGGCAACGGCCTCAGCTTCGCGCCCACCACCTTCTATGACGGCCAGGGCGTGATGGCACCGGTGAGCCGGGGCATCAGCGGCCTGCGGGATCTGGCCGGCCAACCGATCTGCGTGGAGAGCGGCACCACCACGGAGCTCAACCTGGCCGACCGGATGCGCGAGATCAACGTGCCCTACACCCCGCTGAAGTTCCAGACCAGCGATCAGACCTACGCCGCCTATCTCGGTGGCCGCTGCGTGGCCGTGACCAGCGACCGCTCGCAGCTGGCCGGCAAGCGCAGCAGCTTCCCGGCTCCCGATGAGCACCAGCTGCTGCCCGACGTGCTCAGCAAGGAGCCCCTCTCGCCGGCCAGCACCAATGCCGATCCGGCCTGGGCCGATGCCCTGCGCTGGGTGGTCTTCGCCCTGATCCAGGCGGAGGAGTGGGGCATCACCCAGGCCAATCTCGAGGCCAAAGTGGCCGAGGCCGAGGCCAACACCAACCTCGCCGATCTGCGCCGCTTCTTCGGGGTGGAGGGCGACTTCGGCCGCCAGCTCGGCCTGCCCGCCGACTTCACCGTGCAGGCGATCGCCGCCGTGGGCAACTACGGCGAGATCTTCGAGCGCAACGTGGGCACCAGCTCGCGCCTGAAGCTGGAACGGGGCCTCAACAAGCTCTGGAATGAGGGCGGCATGCTGTACGCCCAGCCCTTCCGCTGA
- a CDS encoding sulfite exporter TauE/SafE family protein, which produces MTAAAVELLTAPTLLLLAGGALIGLLLAVLGAGGSILLLPLLVSGAALATREAVPLSLLVVALLALANLGPYLRRGQLAPRPALILGLPALAGSWVGGSLVKAGLIPEVLQLGLFSVAAVTASWLLLRRDGRPAGRSGGLSRAATVALAVQGLGVGLLTGMAGVGGGFAIVPALVLLAGLPMAVASGTSLVLIAANAAVALLALGHWPQTTLPLLVPLLLGGAAGGLLGQWLAPHLPELRLRQGFALLLIGSALLTGAEAWQRQQASPLVTERAQ; this is translated from the coding sequence GTGACGGCCGCGGCCGTTGAGCTGCTCACGGCCCCCACCCTGCTGCTGCTGGCCGGCGGAGCCCTGATCGGCCTGCTGCTGGCCGTGCTGGGGGCGGGGGGCTCGATCCTGCTGCTGCCCCTGCTGGTGAGCGGCGCGGCCCTGGCCACGCGCGAGGCGGTGCCGCTGTCGCTGCTGGTGGTGGCGCTGCTGGCCCTGGCCAACCTGGGGCCCTACCTGCGCCGCGGCCAGCTGGCGCCGCGGCCTGCCCTGATCCTGGGCCTGCCCGCCCTGGCGGGCAGCTGGGTCGGCGGCAGCCTGGTGAAGGCGGGCCTGATTCCAGAAGTGCTGCAGCTGGGGCTGTTCAGCGTTGCCGCCGTGACGGCCTCCTGGCTGCTGCTGCGCCGGGATGGCCGGCCCGCCGGCCGCTCCGGAGGCCTCAGCCGTGCTGCCACGGTGGCTCTGGCCGTCCAGGGTCTGGGGGTGGGCCTGCTCACCGGCATGGCCGGGGTGGGCGGTGGCTTTGCGATCGTGCCGGCCCTGGTGCTGCTCGCCGGACTGCCGATGGCCGTAGCCAGTGGCACCAGCCTGGTGCTGATCGCCGCCAATGCGGCCGTGGCCCTGTTGGCCCTGGGTCACTGGCCCCAGACGACGCTGCCGCTGTTGGTGCCGTTGCTGCTGGGCGGAGCCGCCGGCGGGCTGCTGGGCCAGTGGCTGGCGCCCCACCTGCCGGAGCTGCGGCTGCGCCAGGGCTTTGCGCTGCTGTTGATCGGCTCGGCCCTGCTCACGGGTGCGGAGGCCTGGCAGCGGCAGCAGGCCTCGCCGCTGGTGACTGAGCGGGCTCAGTAG
- a CDS encoding helix-turn-helix transcriptional regulator encodes MACPGPPPSPQLLEEFSQFFRILSEPARLQLLCQLKQGPMDVASLIEATGFSQSHISRQLGQLQRATLVRCERDGVRTIWHADSDLVDDLCNLVQKRLRQRLEAQLQQLKAV; translated from the coding sequence ATGGCTTGCCCGGGGCCACCGCCCTCCCCCCAGTTGCTTGAGGAGTTCAGCCAGTTCTTCCGGATCCTGAGCGAACCGGCGCGGCTGCAGCTGCTCTGCCAGCTCAAGCAGGGGCCCATGGATGTGGCCTCCCTGATCGAGGCCACGGGCTTCTCCCAGTCGCACATCAGCCGCCAGCTGGGCCAGCTGCAGCGAGCCACCCTGGTGCGTTGCGAGCGCGATGGCGTGCGCACGATCTGGCACGCCGACAGCGATCTGGTCGACGACCTCTGCAACCTGGTGCAGAAACGCCTCAGGCAGCGGCTCGAGGCCCAGCTGCAGCAGCTCAAGGCCGTCTGA
- a CDS encoding transglycosylase SLT domain-containing protein gives MTRRRRLQLTLLSVGLIAVGTGVWWRPYLAESLSGLAPQGPGAGRTAASLPPPTEAQSNEAPTSVALPSAADLSRSADGRHYPLLPAEPAAIAALLSAVETALRDPETPAQELPALGHQQQVIYRVLSHQEALAAQVRAGLDPRWQSVYDRHLEARRAFLAMHRSGPKATSLPAWRIIQPPAADTLIGHYKKAEAATGIAWEVLAAVNLVETGMGRIDGVSVANAQGPMQFLPTTWAQAGVGKGNIRDPHDAIQAAGRYLVRRGGLQDIRKGLWGYNNSDNYGRAVLLYASLIEEDPRAYLGLYHWEIHFATAAGDLWLPVGYNQASSIPLQAFLQQSPASAPPPGSSGY, from the coding sequence ATGACCCGCCGTCGCCGTCTGCAGCTGACCCTGCTGAGTGTGGGCTTGATCGCTGTGGGCACCGGGGTCTGGTGGCGCCCCTATCTGGCCGAATCCCTCAGCGGCCTGGCCCCGCAGGGCCCTGGAGCAGGGCGCACAGCCGCCTCCTTGCCACCCCCGACTGAGGCGCAGTCCAACGAGGCGCCCACCAGCGTGGCTCTGCCCAGCGCGGCCGATCTGAGCCGCAGCGCCGACGGCCGTCATTACCCCCTGCTGCCGGCCGAGCCCGCCGCCATCGCCGCCCTGCTGAGCGCGGTGGAGACCGCCCTGCGCGACCCGGAGACCCCGGCCCAGGAGCTGCCCGCGCTGGGCCACCAGCAGCAGGTGATCTACCGGGTGCTCTCCCACCAGGAAGCCCTGGCGGCCCAGGTGCGTGCTGGCCTCGATCCCCGCTGGCAGAGCGTCTACGACCGCCACCTGGAGGCCCGGCGGGCCTTCCTGGCCATGCACCGCAGCGGGCCCAAGGCCACCAGCCTGCCGGCCTGGCGCATCATCCAGCCACCTGCCGCCGACACCCTGATCGGCCACTACAAAAAGGCAGAGGCCGCCACCGGCATCGCCTGGGAGGTGCTGGCGGCGGTGAACCTGGTGGAAACCGGCATGGGCCGCATCGACGGCGTGTCGGTGGCCAATGCCCAGGGGCCGATGCAGTTCCTGCCCACCACCTGGGCCCAGGCGGGGGTGGGCAAGGGGAACATCCGCGATCCCCACGACGCCATCCAGGCCGCCGGCCGCTACCTGGTGCGCCGCGGCGGCCTCCAGGACATCCGCAAGGGCCTCTGGGGCTACAACAACAGCGACAACTACGGCCGCGCCGTCCTGCTCTACGCCTCCCTGATCGAGGAGGACCCGCGCGCCTACCTGGGCCTCTACCACTGGGAGATCCACTTCGCCACCGCCGCCGGCGACCTCTGGCTGCCCGTGGGCTACAATCAGGCCAGCTCGATCCCGCTGCAGGCCTTCCTGCAGCAGTCGCCGGCCAGCGCGCCGCCGCCGGGCTCCTCGGGCTACTGA
- a CDS encoding rhodanese-like domain-containing protein, which translates to MTLTPAAAPSTRLSPGRVSAPELADQLARGAVTVVDVREPVELLGGHIAGSRNVPLARLAREPLPEGPLVLVCHSGHRSTTAREQLLSRNPSRAVSDLEGGIEAWQQAGLPLLARARAPLPLMRQVQIAAGSLVLLGVILSQAVAPAWMALSAFVGAGLVFAGLSGFCGMARLLALMPWNRVSP; encoded by the coding sequence ATGACCCTCACCCCTGCCGCAGCTCCATCCACACGTCTCTCCCCAGGACGGGTCTCCGCCCCTGAACTGGCCGATCAGCTCGCCCGGGGGGCCGTCACCGTGGTGGATGTGCGCGAGCCGGTGGAGCTGCTGGGCGGCCACATCGCCGGCAGCCGCAATGTGCCCCTGGCCCGCCTCGCTCGCGAGCCGCTGCCCGAGGGCCCCCTGGTGCTGGTGTGCCACAGCGGCCACCGCAGCACCACCGCCCGGGAGCAGCTGCTCAGCCGCAACCCCTCCCGGGCCGTGAGCGATCTGGAGGGCGGCATCGAGGCCTGGCAGCAGGCGGGCCTGCCGCTTCTGGCCAGGGCCAGGGCCCCCCTGCCCCTGATGCGGCAGGTTCAGATCGCCGCCGGATCCCTGGTGCTGCTCGGGGTGATCCTGAGCCAGGCCGTTGCCCCGGCCTGGATGGCTCTGAGCGCCTTCGTGGGAGCCGGGCTGGTGTTCGCCGGCCTCAGCGGCTTCTGCGGCATGGCGCGGCTGCTGGCGCTGATGCCCTGGAACCGGGTGAGCCCGTGA